A part of Anaeromyxobacter diazotrophicus genomic DNA contains:
- a CDS encoding universal stress protein: MGAFRHILFATDLDGSSAGALQVALDMASSMNAALSVVHVCELGGYAAAAMCEAGGDLASPLVEEAQRALERLVARADRDGVHPRALVKLGAPWQEIVAAAEEERADLIVMGTHGRRGLAHALLGSVAEKVVQTSPVPVLTVRQADPAAAALKLV, from the coding sequence ATGGGCGCGTTCCGGCACATCCTCTTCGCGACGGATCTCGACGGCTCCTCGGCGGGCGCGCTCCAGGTGGCGCTCGACATGGCGAGCAGCATGAACGCCGCGCTGTCGGTCGTGCACGTCTGCGAGCTCGGGGGCTACGCCGCCGCCGCCATGTGCGAGGCGGGAGGCGACCTCGCCTCGCCGCTGGTGGAGGAGGCGCAGCGCGCGCTGGAGCGGCTCGTGGCGCGGGCCGACCGCGACGGCGTCCACCCGCGCGCGCTGGTGAAGCTCGGCGCGCCCTGGCAGGAGATCGTGGCCGCCGCGGAGGAGGAGCGCGCCGACCTCATCGTGATGGGCACGCACGGCCGGCGGGGCCTCGCCCACGCGCTCCTCGGCAGCGTGGCCGAGAAGGTGGTCCAGACCTCGCCGGTGCCGGTGCTCACCGTGAGGCAGGCGGACCCGGCGGCGGCCGCGCTCAAGCTGGTGTGA
- a CDS encoding PfkB family carbohydrate kinase: protein MTRGVLRLAVVGHVEHVTLGRVPALPPPGGIAHLAAPRTFAGGGGGVALLQLAKAPAEVHLFTALGSDEAAGEVAAALRGAAATVHAARRAGPHTRDVVLVTPDGERTIVVVGEPLHPRAEDPLPWELLAACDAVYFTAQDPAALRRCRAARRLVVSARRREALAASGVRADVVVGSAVDPREASRLADYPVPPGALVLTEGPAGGRVERADGTVERFPAPPPARVTGAAYGAGDSFAGALTFFLACGLPVVEACARAGPYGAAVLAGLDPGAAQLPLVLTPA from the coding sequence GTGACGCGCGGGGTCCTGCGGCTGGCGGTGGTCGGACACGTCGAGCACGTGACCCTGGGGCGCGTCCCGGCGCTGCCGCCTCCCGGCGGCATCGCGCACCTCGCCGCGCCCCGGACCTTCGCCGGCGGCGGGGGCGGGGTGGCGCTCCTGCAGCTGGCGAAGGCGCCGGCCGAGGTGCACCTCTTCACGGCGCTCGGCTCGGACGAGGCGGCGGGCGAGGTCGCGGCGGCGCTGCGCGGCGCCGCGGCCACGGTCCACGCGGCGCGCCGCGCCGGCCCGCACACCCGCGACGTCGTCCTCGTGACCCCGGACGGCGAGCGCACCATCGTCGTCGTGGGCGAGCCGCTCCACCCGCGGGCCGAGGACCCCCTGCCCTGGGAGCTGCTCGCCGCCTGCGACGCGGTCTACTTCACCGCCCAGGACCCCGCGGCGCTGCGGCGCTGCCGCGCGGCCCGGCGCCTCGTCGTCAGCGCGCGCCGGCGGGAGGCGCTGGCGGCCTCGGGCGTACGCGCCGACGTGGTGGTGGGGAGCGCGGTCGACCCGCGCGAGGCGAGCCGGCTCGCCGACTACCCGGTCCCCCCGGGCGCGCTCGTCCTGACCGAGGGCCCGGCGGGCGGGCGCGTCGAGCGCGCGGACGGGACGGTGGAGCGCTTCCCGGCGCCGCCCCCGGCGCGCGTCACCGGCGCCGCCTACGGCGCGGGCGACAGCTTCGCCGGCGCGCTCACGTTCTTCCTGGCCTGCGGGCTCCCGGTGGTCGAGGCCTGCGCCCGCGCCGGGCCCTACGGGGCGGCGGTGCTGGCCGGCCTCGACCCCGGCGCGGCCCAGCTCCCGCTGGTGCTCACACCAGCTTGA
- a CDS encoding glycosyltransferase family 39 protein, which produces MRTTSVAAQKIGLAPAPRDRYASGPALHGLAGSQGVQPWGWAGLVTLGLIVTVGLWFRLRGLAAEGFADDEVHTWLIAHNYLRFDFLADELEHPILSKGLVAIAIALLPKRLDPELVTRLPNALLGGLTLWAIADLGRTLFGRYAGLLAAALAACSTTFIGYQRVAREDVLVGLALLLVLRAFVAALNAAAEGRARDARRWELVAAAMVGVMFAAKYYFFFFPIPLLAWAWTRRGARWQISPARWAALVGVAAATFLALDFPLLAPRTWEYLWRWTHGAHIGDRATSESILFMGQLYSNIGLRYLGATPPWFYLVFAAVKLALPTVILAAIGLGIALWKRTPSHRIVLVWMAVWYLSFLITGAKYGRYFTSVAPAFFLLAGHATAVLARAAATRLRSHVGGGVRFSLQRLAFVGTALLVTAAEAHAAVTHAPHYRMYVNALGGGDARVTWFFPHCDLFDVGFREAVAAIARRAEPNAEVCSETEWPARLYADRDGRPDLATSTITESHGCRTGQPCYVVVEPGRRYWHNSQALDRLAERTPWHVERVRGAEVARVYRLEAGESLFSPVPPTAAIAGGARVGQ; this is translated from the coding sequence TTGAGAACGACGTCCGTCGCTGCTCAGAAGATCGGCCTCGCGCCCGCGCCGCGCGACCGGTACGCGTCCGGCCCGGCGTTGCACGGGCTCGCCGGCTCGCAGGGCGTCCAGCCGTGGGGCTGGGCGGGCCTCGTGACGCTCGGTCTCATCGTGACGGTGGGGCTCTGGTTCCGGCTGCGCGGCCTCGCGGCCGAGGGCTTCGCCGACGACGAGGTCCACACCTGGCTCATCGCCCACAACTACCTCCGCTTCGACTTCCTCGCCGACGAGCTCGAGCACCCCATCCTCTCGAAGGGCCTGGTCGCGATCGCGATCGCGCTCCTGCCGAAGCGCCTCGACCCGGAGCTCGTGACGCGGCTGCCCAACGCGCTCCTCGGCGGGCTCACGCTCTGGGCCATCGCCGACCTCGGCCGCACGCTCTTCGGGCGGTACGCGGGGCTGCTCGCGGCGGCGCTCGCCGCCTGCTCCACCACCTTCATCGGGTACCAGCGCGTGGCGCGGGAGGACGTGCTCGTCGGGCTGGCGCTGCTGCTCGTGCTCCGCGCGTTCGTCGCGGCGCTCAACGCGGCGGCCGAGGGGCGCGCCCGCGACGCGCGCCGGTGGGAGCTCGTCGCCGCCGCGATGGTCGGCGTCATGTTCGCGGCCAAGTACTACTTCTTCTTCTTCCCCATCCCGCTGCTCGCCTGGGCGTGGACGCGGCGGGGCGCGCGCTGGCAGATCTCGCCGGCGCGGTGGGCGGCGCTCGTGGGCGTGGCCGCGGCGACGTTCCTCGCGCTCGACTTCCCGCTCCTCGCGCCGCGGACCTGGGAGTACCTGTGGCGCTGGACGCACGGCGCCCACATCGGCGATCGCGCCACGAGCGAGAGCATCCTCTTCATGGGGCAGCTCTACTCGAACATCGGCCTCCGCTACCTCGGGGCCACGCCGCCCTGGTTCTACCTCGTGTTCGCGGCGGTGAAGCTGGCGCTCCCCACGGTGATCCTGGCCGCGATCGGCCTCGGCATCGCCCTCTGGAAGCGGACGCCGTCCCACCGCATCGTCCTCGTCTGGATGGCGGTGTGGTACCTGAGCTTCCTCATCACCGGCGCCAAGTACGGCCGGTACTTCACCTCGGTCGCGCCCGCGTTCTTCCTGCTCGCGGGGCACGCCACCGCGGTCCTGGCCCGCGCCGCGGCGACCCGCCTCCGCTCCCACGTCGGCGGCGGGGTGCGCTTCTCGCTGCAGCGCCTGGCCTTCGTCGGCACCGCGCTCCTCGTCACCGCCGCCGAGGCGCACGCCGCCGTCACCCACGCGCCGCACTACCGCATGTACGTGAACGCGCTCGGCGGCGGCGACGCGCGCGTGACGTGGTTCTTCCCGCACTGCGACCTCTTCGACGTCGGGTTCCGCGAGGCCGTCGCCGCCATCGCCCGGCGCGCCGAGCCGAACGCCGAGGTCTGCTCCGAGACCGAGTGGCCCGCGCGCCTGTACGCCGATCGCGACGGACGGCCCGACCTCGCGACCTCCACCATCACCGAGAGCCACGGCTGCCGGACCGGCCAGCCGTGCTACGTCGTGGTCGAGCCGGGCCGCCGGTACTGGCACAACAGCCAGGCGCTGGATCGCCTCGCCGAGCGGACGCCGTGGCACGTCGAGCGCGTCCGCGGCGCCGAGGTGGCGCGGGTCTACCGCCTCGAGGCCGGCGAGTCGCTCTTCTCTCCGGTGCCGCCCACCGCGGCGATCGCGGGGGGCGCCCGCGTCGGGCAGTAG
- a CDS encoding DUF3047 domain-containing protein, protein MRAPVRGGGRALAAALALAASPGLAAGPAPEAPPPADGAVAPHGSGAPEDPKALRVDVRDFQVVKNDSGPINYYTVVADADGEYLHGSYVPPMETTVLAWTMPDRLRRSAARVRWRWRAAILPVGGNECVSGKNDSAAVVYLTFKRGFRWYALKYVWSTVGPWRATCDQRRNLVNAQDTIVAETGGPVGVWRTVEVDPLAEFRRHFDAGRSGAEAPEFMGIGVMSDGDQTQSPSAADFGGFVVTLR, encoded by the coding sequence GTGAGGGCCCCCGTGCGCGGAGGCGGCCGGGCGCTGGCCGCGGCGCTCGCGCTGGCGGCGTCGCCCGGGCTCGCGGCTGGCCCGGCGCCCGAGGCCCCGCCGCCCGCGGACGGCGCCGTCGCGCCTCACGGGAGCGGCGCGCCCGAGGACCCGAAGGCGCTCCGGGTCGACGTGCGCGACTTCCAGGTGGTGAAGAACGACTCCGGGCCGATCAACTACTACACGGTGGTGGCGGACGCGGACGGCGAGTACCTCCACGGCTCGTACGTGCCGCCCATGGAGACGACCGTGCTGGCGTGGACCATGCCCGACCGGCTGCGCCGCTCGGCCGCCCGGGTGCGCTGGCGCTGGCGCGCGGCGATCCTGCCCGTCGGCGGCAACGAGTGCGTCTCCGGCAAGAACGACTCCGCCGCCGTGGTGTACCTCACGTTCAAGCGCGGCTTCCGCTGGTACGCGCTCAAGTACGTCTGGAGCACGGTCGGCCCCTGGCGGGCGACCTGCGACCAGCGCCGGAACCTGGTGAACGCGCAGGACACCATCGTCGCGGAGACCGGCGGGCCGGTGGGGGTGTGGCGCACGGTCGAGGTCGACCCCCTGGCCGAGTTCCGGCGCCACTTCGACGCGGGGCGCAGCGGGGCCGAGGCCCCCGAGTTCATGGGCATCGGGGTCATGAGCGACGGCGACCAGACGCAGAGCCCGAGCGCCGCCGACTTCGGCGGCTTCGTGGTCACGCTGCGCTGA
- the serC gene encoding 3-phosphoserine/phosphohydroxythreonine transaminase has protein sequence MNRVKNFNAGPAALPLPALERARDELVDFASSGMSVMEHSHRGKEYEKVHDEAIALLRELLGVPDSHEVLFVQGGASQLFAQIPMNLVEKGRTAEYVVSGAWGEKAFSEAKVATAMLGGAARVSCSTGVGEGKEKSYTRVPRPAEVKVDPESAYVHVTSNETIHGVQYEVDPGRPFPAPGAVPLIADMSSDFLWRRFDPARFGLVYAGAQKNIGPSGVVVVIVSKELVARGRKDIPKIFQLRTPAENRSLYNTPPTFGIYMIRNVLAWLKGQGGLGAMEQRNRLKAQKLYAAIDQHASFYRSPVERESRSVMNVVFRLPSEQDEERFVAEAKKRGMVGLKGHRSVGGIRVSTYNAVEPAWVDELIAFMGEFARGA, from the coding sequence ATGAACCGCGTCAAGAACTTCAACGCCGGCCCCGCCGCCCTCCCGCTGCCCGCGCTCGAGCGCGCCCGCGACGAGCTCGTCGACTTCGCCAGCAGCGGCATGTCGGTCATGGAGCACAGCCACCGCGGCAAGGAGTACGAGAAGGTCCACGACGAGGCCATCGCGCTCCTCCGCGAGCTGCTCGGCGTACCCGACAGCCACGAGGTGCTCTTCGTGCAGGGCGGCGCCTCGCAGCTCTTCGCGCAGATCCCGATGAACCTGGTGGAGAAGGGCCGCACCGCAGAGTACGTGGTGAGCGGCGCCTGGGGCGAGAAGGCCTTCTCCGAGGCGAAGGTCGCGACCGCCATGCTGGGCGGCGCCGCCCGCGTCTCGTGCTCCACCGGGGTGGGCGAGGGCAAGGAGAAGAGCTACACGCGCGTCCCGCGCCCGGCGGAGGTGAAGGTCGACCCCGAGTCGGCCTACGTGCACGTCACCTCGAACGAGACCATCCACGGCGTGCAGTACGAGGTCGACCCGGGCCGGCCGTTCCCCGCGCCCGGCGCCGTCCCGCTGATCGCCGACATGTCGAGCGACTTCCTGTGGCGGAGGTTCGACCCGGCGCGCTTCGGGCTCGTCTACGCCGGCGCCCAGAAGAACATCGGGCCGTCGGGCGTGGTGGTGGTGATCGTCTCGAAGGAGCTCGTCGCTCGCGGTCGCAAGGACATCCCCAAGATCTTCCAGCTCCGCACGCCGGCCGAGAACCGGTCGCTCTACAACACGCCGCCCACCTTCGGCATCTACATGATCCGCAACGTCCTCGCCTGGCTGAAGGGCCAGGGCGGACTCGGCGCCATGGAGCAGCGCAACCGGCTGAAGGCGCAGAAGCTCTACGCCGCCATCGACCAGCACGCGTCCTTCTACCGCTCGCCGGTCGAGCGGGAGAGCCGCTCGGTGATGAACGTCGTCTTCCGGCTCCCCTCCGAGCAGGACGAGGAGCGGTTCGTGGCCGAGGCGAAGAAGCGCGGGATGGTCGGGCTCAAGGGGCACCGCTCGGTGGGCGGCATCCGCGTCTCGACCTACAACGCGGTGGAGCCGGCCTGGGTGGACGAGCTCATCGCCTTCATGGGCGAGTTCGCGCGCGGCGCCTGA
- a CDS encoding efflux RND transporter permease subunit: MTQPPRPPLLDRLTASSLRHPWLYLGTALALAVGSGLLASRLEVRSSFAELLPSDVPSVRLLHDLVRRVGGDGTVLVMVEAVAGPQDLARAEAMGKLLADDYLAYGPGVIRSVEWSMKPVESWFGDHWPMFVPLEDLQRARDALRQEKARAKARLLDLGLDDAPPEPVRALRAGPLADVLDPSKPTPREQVAKRFARYRDGYLVHPDGRSVTIVVRPTGTSLGVAETRALLDRMRATADARLKEPAGQHLRVGFGGTFPALLVEYESIIHDVGSTFLFVFALVLTSLVLFFRDLRSVAVLAVAILVAIAITFGITRLVIGYLNTQTAFLGSIVVGNGINYGLIYLARLNQLRRRGIGLEPACLEAARDAAKATLLAAIATSVSFGTLILAANRGFRHFGFIGGIGMTLCWVLTFALVPALMQLLERVRPWRAAPGAAGGPPGRAVPSWLERAFARPLLVTVLFGVATLAAGGYFVSRLGTVEETNLANLSNDVRGDPEAARDAARANAATGRSNAGAIALLPSEADADAYCRVVRERTAERRQQGIVDGCETLASVVPEHQPEKLALLAELRAGLSQATLEALPPAEAARARALRADLARQRPMTVAEAPASLVDRFRERDGTVGRIAFVRASGDAKLELAQNMFAFASLVRGVPVGGRTWDAVGENLIFADLLSNVQREGPVTTLLSFAGVCLLVALFYRRWRLSSQVLTSLFAGAVLMAGVGTLIGLRINVFNFIVFPITFGIAVDYGVNVAERAERRGDVLAALAEVGPAVALCSWTTVVGYGSMIFSLNKAIRSFGWYAMIGELTTIVAALVLLPAIAIVRRREHA; this comes from the coding sequence ATGACCCAGCCGCCGCGCCCTCCCCTCCTCGACCGGCTCACCGCGTCCTCGCTGCGGCACCCGTGGCTGTACCTCGGCACCGCGCTCGCCCTCGCCGTGGGGAGCGGGCTGCTGGCCTCGCGGCTCGAGGTCCGCTCGAGCTTCGCGGAGCTCCTCCCCTCCGACGTCCCGAGCGTGCGCCTCCTCCACGACCTCGTCCGGCGGGTCGGCGGGGACGGCACCGTGCTCGTCATGGTGGAGGCGGTGGCGGGCCCGCAGGACCTCGCGCGCGCGGAGGCGATGGGCAAGCTCCTGGCCGACGACTACCTCGCCTACGGCCCGGGCGTGATCCGCTCGGTCGAGTGGAGCATGAAGCCGGTCGAGTCCTGGTTCGGCGACCACTGGCCCATGTTCGTGCCGCTCGAGGACCTGCAGCGGGCGCGCGACGCGCTCCGCCAGGAGAAGGCCCGGGCGAAGGCGCGCCTCCTCGACCTCGGGCTCGACGACGCGCCCCCGGAGCCGGTCCGCGCGCTCCGCGCCGGCCCGCTCGCCGACGTCCTCGACCCCTCCAAGCCGACGCCCCGGGAGCAGGTGGCGAAGCGCTTCGCCCGCTACCGCGACGGCTACCTCGTCCACCCGGACGGGCGCTCCGTGACGATCGTGGTCCGCCCCACCGGCACGAGCCTCGGGGTGGCGGAGACGCGCGCCCTGCTCGACCGCATGCGCGCCACCGCCGACGCGCGCCTGAAGGAGCCGGCCGGCCAGCACCTGCGGGTTGGCTTCGGCGGCACCTTCCCGGCGCTGCTCGTGGAGTACGAGTCCATCATCCACGACGTCGGCTCGACGTTCCTGTTCGTGTTCGCGCTCGTCCTGACCTCGCTCGTGCTCTTCTTCCGCGACCTGCGCTCGGTGGCGGTGCTGGCGGTGGCCATCCTGGTCGCGATCGCGATCACCTTCGGGATCACCCGCCTCGTCATCGGCTACCTCAACACGCAGACCGCGTTCCTCGGCTCCATCGTGGTGGGGAACGGCATCAACTACGGCCTCATCTACCTGGCGCGGCTGAACCAGCTGCGGCGGCGCGGGATCGGCCTCGAGCCGGCCTGCCTGGAGGCGGCGCGCGACGCCGCCAAGGCCACCCTGCTCGCCGCCATCGCCACCAGCGTCTCCTTCGGCACCCTCATCCTGGCCGCGAACCGCGGCTTCAGGCACTTCGGGTTCATCGGCGGCATCGGCATGACGCTGTGCTGGGTGCTCACCTTCGCGCTCGTCCCGGCGCTCATGCAGCTCCTCGAGCGGGTCCGGCCCTGGCGCGCCGCCCCCGGCGCGGCCGGCGGCCCCCCCGGGCGCGCCGTGCCCTCCTGGCTGGAGCGGGCGTTCGCCCGGCCGCTCCTGGTGACGGTCCTCTTCGGGGTCGCGACGCTGGCCGCGGGCGGGTACTTCGTCTCGCGGCTCGGCACCGTCGAGGAGACGAACCTCGCGAACCTGTCGAACGACGTGCGCGGGGACCCCGAGGCGGCGCGCGACGCGGCCCGCGCCAACGCCGCCACCGGGCGCTCCAACGCCGGCGCGATCGCGCTCCTGCCCTCGGAGGCGGACGCCGACGCCTACTGCCGCGTCGTGCGGGAGCGCACGGCGGAGCGCCGACAGCAGGGCATCGTCGACGGCTGCGAGACGCTCGCCAGCGTGGTCCCGGAGCACCAGCCGGAGAAGCTGGCGCTGCTGGCCGAGCTCCGCGCCGGCCTGAGCCAGGCGACGCTGGAGGCGCTCCCGCCCGCCGAGGCGGCCCGGGCGCGCGCCCTCCGCGCCGACCTGGCCCGCCAGCGGCCCATGACCGTGGCCGAGGCGCCCGCCAGCCTCGTCGACCGCTTCCGCGAGCGGGACGGCACCGTCGGGCGCATCGCCTTCGTGCGCGCCTCGGGCGACGCCAAGCTCGAGCTCGCCCAGAACATGTTCGCCTTCGCGTCGCTGGTGCGCGGGGTGCCCGTGGGTGGGCGGACCTGGGACGCGGTCGGAGAGAACCTCATCTTCGCCGACCTCCTCTCGAACGTGCAGCGGGAGGGGCCGGTGACCACCCTCCTCTCGTTCGCGGGAGTCTGCCTGCTCGTCGCGCTGTTCTACCGGCGCTGGCGGCTCTCCAGCCAGGTGCTGACCTCGCTCTTCGCGGGCGCGGTCCTCATGGCGGGGGTCGGGACCCTCATCGGGCTGAGGATCAACGTGTTCAACTTCATCGTCTTCCCCATCACCTTCGGCATCGCGGTCGACTACGGCGTGAACGTGGCCGAGCGCGCCGAGCGCCGCGGGGACGTGCTCGCCGCGCTGGCCGAGGTCGGGCCGGCCGTCGCGCTGTGCTCCTGGACCACCGTGGTCGGCTACGGCTCGATGATCTTCTCGCTCAACAAGGCGATCCGCTCCTTCGGCTGGTACGCGATGATCGGCGAGCTCACCACCATCGTCGCGGCCCTGGTGCTCCTGCCGGCGATCGCGATCGTCCGGCGGCGGGAGCACGCGTGA